One genomic segment of Aliarcobacter cibarius includes these proteins:
- a CDS encoding DUF485 domain-containing protein → MNEKLVDRIESNPKYQELVSKRNSFSLKLGIFILVMFYTYITVIAFNKELFSAKVAEGYITTIGFPIALAILVISFITTLIYVRRANTEFEDLTNQIKRDVKDLL, encoded by the coding sequence ATGAACGAAAAATTAGTTGATAGGATTGAATCAAATCCTAAGTATCAAGAGTTGGTTTCAAAAAGAAATAGCTTTTCATTGAAACTTGGAATTTTCATTTTAGTTATGTTTTATACATACATAACTGTTATTGCTTTTAACAAAGAGCTATTTTCTGCAAAAGTTGCTGAAGGTTACATAACAACAATTGGTTTTCCTATTGCATTAGCTATTTTGGTTATTAGTTTTATTACAACTTTGATTTACGTAAGAAGAGCAAATACAGAGTTTGAAGATTTAACTAACCAAATAAAAAGAGATGTAAAGGATCTATTATAA
- a CDS encoding cation acetate symporter: protein MLKIFTLLGLSSLALFAAEGANTLNIPAVIMFFVFIVATMGITKWAASKTKSASDFYTAGGGISGFQNGLAIAGDYMSAASFLGISGMIFLHGFDGMIYAIGFLVGWPIILFLMAEKLRNLGKFNFTDIAAYRLDEQKIRILAAFGSLTVVTFYLIAQMVGAGKLIELLFHIPYAWSVVIVGALMIVYVTFGGMLATTWVQIIKAVLLLSGVTFIAIMVLSHYGFSFGNLAAEAVSMHPKGDAILKPGPFVSDPVSAVSLGLALMLGTAGLPHILMRFFTVGNAREARKSVVWATAFIGYFYLIIGVVGLGAVVFLLSPEGAAFFKDGVIDLKGVIGGANMAAVHLSQAVGGDIFLGFIAAVSFATILAVVAGLTLAASNSIAHDLYAIVIRKGQATDAEEMKVSKRTVLVIGVVAILLGFAFENQNIAFMVGLAFAIAASANFPILILSIYWSKLTTRGAFIGGFIGLITAITLVVLSKTVWVDIFKFESAIFPYTQPALFSILAAFIGIWFFSITDSSARAQEDKSGFEAQRIRAETGIGADGAVDH from the coding sequence ATGTTAAAAATATTTACTCTTTTAGGTTTATCATCATTAGCACTATTTGCTGCTGAAGGTGCAAATACTCTAAATATACCTGCTGTTATTATGTTTTTTGTGTTCATAGTTGCGACTATGGGTATTACAAAGTGGGCTGCTAGTAAAACAAAATCTGCTTCAGATTTCTATACAGCTGGTGGAGGAATTTCAGGTTTCCAAAATGGTTTAGCAATTGCTGGAGATTATATGTCGGCTGCTTCATTCCTTGGTATTTCAGGAATGATTTTCCTACACGGTTTTGATGGTATGATTTATGCTATTGGATTCCTAGTTGGTTGGCCAATTATTCTATTCTTAATGGCTGAAAAATTAAGAAACTTAGGTAAATTCAACTTTACAGATATTGCTGCATATAGATTAGATGAGCAAAAAATCAGAATTCTTGCTGCATTTGGTTCTTTAACAGTTGTTACTTTCTACTTAATTGCTCAAATGGTTGGAGCTGGAAAATTAATTGAATTATTATTCCATATTCCTTACGCTTGGTCTGTTGTAATAGTTGGTGCATTAATGATTGTTTACGTAACATTTGGTGGAATGCTTGCTACTACATGGGTACAAATTATTAAAGCTGTATTACTTTTATCAGGAGTAACATTCATTGCTATAATGGTACTTTCTCATTATGGATTCTCATTTGGTAATTTAGCAGCTGAAGCTGTTAGTATGCACCCAAAAGGTGATGCAATATTAAAACCAGGTCCATTTGTATCTGATCCTGTTTCTGCTGTATCTTTAGGACTTGCTTTAATGCTTGGAACTGCTGGATTACCTCATATTCTTATGAGATTCTTTACAGTTGGAAATGCAAGAGAAGCTAGAAAATCTGTTGTTTGGGCAACTGCGTTTATTGGTTACTTCTATTTGATAATTGGAGTTGTTGGTTTAGGTGCTGTTGTTTTCTTACTAAGCCCTGAAGGAGCTGCTTTCTTTAAAGATGGTGTTATTGATCTTAAAGGAGTTATCGGTGGAGCTAATATGGCTGCTGTACACTTGTCTCAAGCTGTTGGTGGTGATATATTCTTAGGATTCATTGCTGCTGTATCTTTTGCTACAATCTTAGCAGTTGTTGCTGGACTTACATTAGCTGCTTCTAACTCTATTGCACACGATTTATATGCAATCGTTATTAGAAAAGGTCAAGCAACTGATGCTGAAGAAATGAAAGTTTCAAAAAGAACAGTTCTAGTTATTGGTGTTGTTGCAATTCTTTTAGGATTTGCATTTGAAAATCAAAATATTGCATTCATGGTTGGTCTAGCATTTGCTATCGCGGCATCAGCTAACTTCCCAATATTAATTTTATCAATCTATTGGTCAAAATTAACAACAAGAGGTGCATTTATTGGTGGATTCATAGGTCTTATTACTGCAATTACACTAGTTGTATTAAGTAAAACTGTATGGGTTGATATCTTTAAATTTGAAAGTGCTATATTCCCATATACACAACCTGCATTATTCTCTATATTAGCAGCGTTTATTGGTATTTGGTTCTTCTCAATTACTGATAGTTCAGCTAGAGCACAAGAAGATAAATCAGGATTTGAAGCTCAAAGAATTAGAGCTGAAACTGGTATCGGAGCTGACGGAGCTGTTGATCACTAA
- a CDS encoding DUF485 domain-containing protein: MNKELVERIKANPKYTELITKRSSFAIKLAIFMLVIYYGFVLLIAFNKEFFATKIGEVMTVAWPIAVAIIFIAFITTVIYVLRANGEFEDLEMSIKNDVKDIL; this comes from the coding sequence ATGAATAAAGAATTGGTAGAAAGGATTAAAGCTAATCCTAAATACACAGAACTTATTACAAAAAGAAGTTCTTTTGCTATTAAATTAGCAATCTTTATGTTGGTAATTTATTACGGTTTCGTTTTACTTATCGCGTTTAATAAAGAATTTTTTGCTACGAAAATTGGTGAAGTGATGACTGTAGCTTGGCCTATAGCTGTTGCAATTATTTTTATTGCATTCATAACAACTGTTATCTATGTTCTTAGAGCTAATGGTGAGTTTGAAGACTTAGAAATGTCTATAAAAAATGATGTAAAGGATATTTTATAA
- a CDS encoding 3'-5' exonuclease — MFKNILRNLEKKKLKSKRFESLFETPPPNEYVSLDCETTGLNPKKDEILSIGAVLIKDNKILMRQTFNIFVKPSKLINPESIKIHHLRQTDLENALEPEIAIFQLLNFIGSRPIVGYYIEFDIAMISKYTKKIIGVKLPNEAIEVSGIYYDHRKKIANNGFLDLKFDTIMKYLNIPFLGKHDALNDAIMTAMMFLKLKNLAQSK, encoded by the coding sequence ATGTTTAAAAATATTTTACGAAATTTAGAGAAAAAGAAATTAAAAAGTAAAAGATTTGAATCTTTATTTGAAACTCCACCACCAAATGAATATGTGAGTCTTGATTGTGAAACAACTGGATTGAATCCAAAAAAAGATGAAATATTATCTATTGGAGCAGTTTTAATAAAAGATAACAAAATTTTAATGAGACAAACATTTAATATTTTTGTTAAACCATCAAAACTAATAAATCCAGAATCAATAAAAATTCATCATTTAAGACAAACTGATTTAGAAAATGCACTTGAACCAGAAATTGCAATCTTTCAACTTCTAAATTTTATTGGCTCAAGGCCAATTGTAGGATACTATATCGAATTTGATATTGCAATGATTTCAAAATATACAAAAAAAATCATAGGAGTAAAACTTCCAAATGAAGCTATCGAAGTATCAGGAATATACTATGATCATAGAAAAAAAATAGCAAATAATGGTTTTTTAGATTTAAAATTTGATACTATAATGAAATATTTAAATATCCCATTTTTAGGAAAACATGATGCATTAAATGATGCTATCATGACTGCTATGATGTTTTTAAAGTTGAAAAATCTAGCACAAAGTAAATAA
- a CDS encoding DUF294 nucleotidyltransferase-like domain-containing protein: MSIQDQEIFLSNIHPFGHLTPSQMSMCLQHMDIAYYPKDTILISPNNIPNTFFIIIKGSVFEYSKENNLIMDYQSEDSFDSNSLIYGKCEHTFKVHEELICYEIDKKAFLSLMEKNQEFKDFFLKDLVNKIKTLKDKEYTSELSSFMIAKVQDTLIHEACIVEEDTKLIDAIEKSMEFKTSTIIVKSKELGYGIITDSLLKVKVLLQRRDLTISVKDIAIFPLLTIQKDDYLFEALTILVKRNIKRVGVVNSSGEMVGILEQIDILSHFANHTYVIESKIRNAKNVEDLKNASKDFLDIITSLQAKGVKIYHISNLIGQLNTKVYQKLYSLTLPKELQNNACLIVMGSEGRNEQIIKTDQDNALIVKDGVDVDQYRPYMKQLTDDLIALGYPPCEGNIMVSNPAWCKSFSDFKSDIVKWINNPDMKSYLDLAIFIDSFSVAGDKELLISLKEYVFNKAQNDLFLAYFAKSTTAFETPTAISNFIGKNSLINIKKAAIFPIVQGIRSLSLKEKIKETTTIKRIKILEDRKIIEKNMAAELVEAFEIVNTLRLKNHLEAINNAKPISNKIDTNTLGKIERDLLKESLKIVNEFKKFVSYIFKLDKIY; encoded by the coding sequence ATGAGCATTCAAGACCAAGAGATTTTTTTATCTAACATTCATCCTTTTGGACATTTAACTCCTAGCCAAATGTCAATGTGTCTTCAACATATGGATATTGCTTACTATCCAAAAGACACTATATTAATAAGTCCAAATAACATTCCAAATACTTTTTTTATTATTATAAAAGGTTCCGTTTTTGAATATTCGAAAGAAAATAATTTAATCATGGATTATCAAAGTGAAGACTCTTTTGATTCAAATTCACTAATATATGGAAAATGTGAACACACATTCAAAGTTCATGAAGAACTAATATGCTACGAAATAGATAAAAAAGCTTTTTTATCTTTGATGGAAAAAAATCAAGAATTTAAAGATTTCTTTTTAAAAGATTTAGTAAACAAAATTAAAACTTTAAAAGATAAAGAGTATACATCAGAGTTATCATCTTTTATGATAGCAAAAGTTCAAGACACTCTAATTCATGAAGCTTGTATTGTAGAAGAGGATACAAAATTAATTGATGCAATAGAAAAATCAATGGAGTTTAAAACTTCTACAATTATAGTAAAAAGCAAAGAGTTAGGATACGGAATTATAACTGACTCTCTTTTGAAAGTAAAAGTTCTTTTACAAAGAAGGGATCTAACAATATCAGTAAAAGATATTGCAATTTTTCCTTTATTAACTATACAAAAAGATGATTATTTATTTGAAGCATTAACTATACTAGTAAAAAGAAATATAAAAAGAGTTGGTGTAGTAAATAGTAGTGGAGAAATGGTTGGAATACTTGAACAGATTGATATTCTTTCACATTTTGCAAATCACACTTATGTTATTGAATCAAAAATAAGAAATGCAAAAAATGTAGAAGATTTAAAAAATGCAAGTAAAGATTTCCTTGATATTATTACTAGCCTTCAAGCAAAAGGTGTAAAAATTTATCACATTTCAAATTTAATTGGTCAGCTAAATACTAAAGTTTACCAAAAACTTTATAGTCTTACTCTACCTAAAGAACTTCAGAATAATGCTTGTCTAATAGTAATGGGAAGCGAAGGAAGAAATGAACAAATAATTAAAACTGACCAAGATAATGCTTTGATTGTAAAAGATGGAGTAGATGTAGATCAATATAGACCTTATATGAAGCAATTAACTGATGACTTAATAGCATTAGGCTATCCACCTTGCGAAGGTAATATTATGGTTTCAAATCCAGCTTGGTGTAAAAGTTTTAGTGATTTTAAAAGCGATATTGTAAAATGGATAAATAATCCTGACATGAAAAGTTATTTAGACTTAGCCATATTTATTGACTCTTTTTCTGTTGCAGGAGATAAAGAGTTATTAATAAGTTTGAAAGAATATGTATTTAATAAAGCTCAAAATGATTTATTCTTAGCATATTTTGCAAAATCAACAACTGCTTTTGAAACTCCAACAGCAATCTCAAATTTTATTGGAAAAAATAGCTTAATAAATATAAAGAAAGCTGCTATATTTCCTATTGTTCAAGGAATAAGAAGCTTAAGCTTAAAAGAAAAGATAAAAGAAACTACAACTATAAAAAGAATAAAAATTCTTGAAGACAGAAAAATTATTGAAAAAAACATGGCTGCAGAGTTAGTTGAAGCATTTGAAATAGTAAATACATTAAGATTAAAAAATCATCTAGAAGCAATAAATAATGCAAAACCAATATCAAATAAAATTGATACAAACACTCTTGGAAAAATTGAAAGAGACCTTTTAAAAGAGAGTTTAAAAATTGTAAATGAGTTTAAAAAGTTTGTATCTTATATATTTAAATTGGATAAAATTTACTAA
- a CDS encoding VC_2705 family sodium/solute symporter, with protein MELQSLIYLFVGISFTIYFGLALWTKSTSTKDFYIAKNSFTPISNGVSIAVDFISAVTFVALAGTISYIGFDGSAYIMGFTGGFVLLTLLIVPYLRKFGKFHLSEFIEARYYSRFARNITILIIIIVSFIYISAQMKGIGIVFSRIFQIDKEIALVVAIFVAFLYSLLGGIRQVTYTQIAQYIIILFAFITPIIFLCLEFTNGFLPHLALFSKTTFAFDTGIKVIPEGTFLLHVLDSSLEDFGFSYTKALGLLDIFTISLSLMLGVATLPHILVKFISTPSVNDSRKSAFWALIFIAIIYTTLSPLAALSKLNNIKHTQNVEYEAFINDEIKFQNDSPNNGKWLQTWQDIGEIKYIEKNNDGKIQINNSNSNELFINPDIQTLVNPEIANLPNWTIALILAGALAAALSTMTGLILITTNSILLLFVEKEIAYNSTKFKILSKLFLLIIISLATFFTIPYYSIIKTITISFTILAGTLFPIIVLGIFNKNITKEGAIVGLLTSLIFMLVYIIYFCFINNDINSSDEYLFGITPIGIGIIGAVLNFIVAIIVSKFTPKVPDDVILLIDNLRSPSINQKESL; from the coding sequence ATGGAACTTCAATCATTAATTTATCTTTTTGTAGGAATATCTTTTACAATATATTTTGGTTTAGCATTATGGACTAAATCAACTTCTACTAAAGATTTCTACATTGCAAAAAATAGCTTTACCCCTATTTCAAATGGAGTTTCAATAGCAGTTGACTTTATTAGTGCAGTTACATTCGTAGCGCTTGCTGGAACTATTTCGTATATAGGTTTTGATGGTTCAGCTTATATTATGGGGTTCACTGGTGGATTTGTTCTTCTTACATTACTTATTGTTCCATATTTAAGAAAATTTGGAAAATTTCATCTATCTGAATTCATCGAAGCTAGATATTACTCAAGATTTGCGAGAAATATCACAATACTTATAATAATAATTGTTTCATTTATATATATTTCAGCTCAAATGAAAGGTATTGGAATTGTTTTTTCAAGAATTTTCCAAATAGATAAAGAAATAGCATTGGTTGTTGCTATTTTTGTTGCCTTTTTATACTCTTTACTTGGAGGAATAAGACAAGTTACGTATACTCAAATAGCTCAATACATAATAATTTTATTTGCTTTTATAACACCAATTATATTTCTCTGTCTAGAATTTACAAATGGATTTTTACCTCACCTTGCCCTATTTTCAAAAACAACTTTTGCATTTGATACTGGGATAAAAGTTATTCCTGAAGGAACTTTTTTACTTCATGTTTTAGATAGTAGTTTAGAAGATTTTGGATTTAGTTATACAAAGGCTCTAGGTCTTTTAGATATATTTACAATATCACTTTCTTTAATGCTAGGAGTTGCTACTCTTCCTCATATTTTAGTAAAGTTCATATCAACACCTAGCGTAAATGACTCTAGAAAATCTGCTTTTTGGGCTTTAATTTTTATAGCAATCATTTATACTACATTATCTCCACTAGCAGCACTATCAAAGCTAAATAACATAAAACACACTCAAAATGTTGAATATGAAGCTTTTATAAATGATGAAATAAAATTTCAAAATGATTCACCTAACAATGGTAAATGGCTTCAAACTTGGCAAGACATTGGTGAAATAAAATATATTGAAAAAAATAATGATGGAAAAATCCAAATAAATAACTCAAATTCAAATGAGTTGTTTATAAATCCTGATATTCAAACTCTTGTAAATCCTGAAATTGCAAATCTACCAAATTGGACTATTGCTCTTATTCTTGCAGGTGCTCTTGCAGCAGCACTGTCTACAATGACTGGCTTAATTTTAATAACTACAAACTCTATACTATTATTATTTGTAGAAAAAGAGATTGCATATAATAGTACTAAATTTAAGATTTTATCAAAACTATTTTTGTTAATAATTATCTCTTTAGCAACATTTTTCACAATTCCATATTATTCAATAATAAAAACAATTACAATTTCTTTTACAATTTTAGCAGGAACTTTATTTCCTATAATTGTTCTTGGAATATTTAACAAAAATATTACTAAAGAAGGGGCAATAGTTGGTTTACTTACTTCACTCATATTTATGCTAGTATACATCATCTATTTTTGTTTTATTAATAATGACATAAATTCATCTGATGAATATTTATTTGGTATTACACCTATAGGTATTGGGATAATTGGTGCCGTACTAAACTTTATTGTTGCAATAATTGTTTCAAAATTTACACCAAAAGTGCCAGATGATGTTATTTTACTAATTGATAATTTAAGATCCCCATCAATAAATCAAAAGGAAAGCTTATGA
- a CDS encoding sodium/substrate symporter small subunit: MNKEQYWKENVVFIVKLLLTWFIFTFGLSTFAANFLNNFEFFGVKIGFFLANQGSILFFILIIYIYIKKISKLDKKYSISE; the protein is encoded by the coding sequence GTGAATAAAGAGCAATATTGGAAAGAAAATGTAGTATTTATTGTTAAATTATTACTTACTTGGTTTATATTCACTTTTGGCCTCTCTACTTTTGCTGCAAATTTTTTAAATAATTTTGAATTTTTTGGTGTTAAAATAGGATTTTTCTTAGCTAATCAAGGCTCAATTCTTTTTTTTATTTTAATTATTTACATCTATATCAAAAAAATTTCTAAACTTGATAAAAAATATTCAATAAGCGAATAA
- a CDS encoding response regulator transcription factor, translating to MKILLLEDELMLNNAISEYLKSIGHMVESFLDGAEVLNNIEQGYDLLILDVNVPNVDGFSVLEELNNRKIHIPTIFISAQIDIEDITKAYNLGAREYLKKPFHLGELGIKINQILKKEQNNTTHIKFSENYSYSKDKQTLYFNGEPQNLTKKQLEIIHILALNINMIVDFERFRVDVWDAENIDNPTIRAEISRLKKSLKEDFIKNIRGLGYKIDRYYSI from the coding sequence ATGAAGATATTACTTCTTGAAGATGAATTGATGCTAAATAATGCAATCAGTGAATACTTAAAGAGCATTGGTCATATGGTAGAGAGTTTTTTAGATGGGGCTGAAGTATTAAATAATATTGAACAAGGTTATGATCTACTTATTCTTGATGTAAATGTTCCAAATGTAGATGGATTTTCAGTTTTAGAAGAATTAAATAATAGAAAAATTCATATTCCTACTATTTTTATATCTGCACAAATTGATATTGAAGATATTACAAAAGCATATAACTTAGGAGCTAGAGAGTATTTAAAAAAACCTTTTCATTTAGGTGAACTTGGTATTAAAATAAATCAAATTCTAAAAAAAGAACAAAATAATACAACTCATATTAAATTTTCAGAGAACTACTCTTATTCAAAAGATAAGCAAACTTTATACTTTAATGGTGAACCACAAAATTTAACTAAAAAACAACTCGAAATAATTCATATACTAGCATTAAATATTAATATGATAGTAGATTTTGAAAGATTTAGAGTAGATGTTTGGGATGCTGAAAATATCGATAATCCAACAATTAGAGCTGAAATATCTCGACTTAAAAAAAGTCTTAAAGAAGATTTCATAAAAAATATTAGAGGTCTAGGATATAAAATAGATAGGTACTACTCTATATAA
- a CDS encoding sensor histidine kinase, protein MLKAKSLYHLIVYSIVFIIILISFFTFTIINNAHEELQEKIHTLKTDYTNSQKALLKNHVDYVIKFIDYYYKQNKDSKQLEDIKKDVIIAINQLKLSDNPNEYIFIYDFEGNVVLSSNEKLNVGKNFLNVKDSSGKYPIVELIKESQKENGGYVNYFWTKPEVSKETNKLSFVNSFSKWNWTIGKGVYLDEIDRLIKQKEEAYNKKISNYTLQITSLTILLILYSIFIYKNATILIVNDVKEIGNYFRESQNNNDPINENKIIFGEFKVIANYATDAMNNMKLRSSMLEDLNKNLEIKVNEKTKELSNLVQSQKQFIKNSVHEINTPLAIIRTNIDLLKMKVPNNNYITNIESGSKIIQYIYDDLSYLIKKDRVTYEKEYLEFSKILKERMDFFEEIVKSNSLYFIKNIEEDVYIKFNQTELQRIIDNNLSNAVKYSFSKSPIFVKLLYISDDEIEFSVTTNSKKIENVDKIFDDFYRENNARGGFGLGLKIVKEICDKNLVIINILSDTKETKFIYRFKINEDITS, encoded by the coding sequence ATGTTAAAAGCAAAAAGTCTTTATCACCTAATTGTTTATAGTATAGTTTTTATTATAATATTAATATCTTTTTTCACATTTACAATTATTAACAACGCTCACGAAGAACTTCAAGAAAAAATTCATACATTAAAAACTGATTATACTAACAGTCAAAAAGCTCTTCTTAAAAATCATGTTGATTATGTAATTAAATTTATTGATTATTATTACAAACAAAACAAAGATTCAAAACAATTAGAGGATATAAAAAAAGATGTGATAATAGCAATTAATCAACTAAAACTAAGTGATAATCCAAATGAATATATTTTTATTTATGATTTTGAAGGAAATGTAGTTTTAAGTTCAAATGAAAAGCTAAATGTAGGAAAGAATTTTTTAAATGTAAAAGATTCATCTGGAAAATATCCAATTGTCGAATTAATCAAAGAATCTCAAAAGGAAAATGGAGGTTATGTAAATTATTTCTGGACGAAACCTGAAGTTTCTAAGGAAACAAATAAACTCTCTTTTGTAAATTCATTTAGTAAATGGAATTGGACTATTGGAAAAGGTGTATATCTAGATGAAATAGATAGATTGATAAAACAAAAAGAAGAAGCTTACAATAAAAAGATTTCTAATTACACTTTACAAATAACTTCCCTTACTATTTTACTTATTTTATATTCTATATTCATCTACAAGAATGCAACTATTCTAATTGTAAATGACGTAAAAGAGATTGGAAACTATTTTAGAGAGTCCCAAAATAATAACGATCCTATAAATGAAAATAAAATCATTTTTGGAGAGTTTAAAGTTATTGCAAATTATGCTACAGATGCTATGAATAATATGAAATTAAGAAGTTCTATGCTTGAAGATTTAAATAAAAATCTAGAAATAAAAGTAAATGAAAAAACAAAAGAATTATCAAATTTAGTTCAATCTCAAAAACAATTTATTAAAAACTCTGTTCATGAGATAAATACTCCTTTAGCAATTATTAGAACAAATATTGACTTATTAAAAATGAAAGTTCCAAATAATAACTATATTACTAATATAGAGTCAGGTTCAAAAATAATTCAATACATATATGATGACTTATCATATTTAATTAAAAAAGATAGAGTTACTTATGAAAAAGAGTACCTTGAATTTTCAAAAATATTAAAAGAAAGAATGGATTTTTTTGAAGAAATTGTGAAATCAAACTCTTTATACTTTATAAAAAATATTGAAGAGGATGTTTATATAAAGTTTAATCAAACAGAATTACAAAGAATTATTGATAATAATTTATCAAATGCTGTTAAATATTCATTTAGTAAATCTCCAATTTTTGTAAAACTATTATACATAAGTGATGATGAAATAGAATTTAGTGTTACTACAAATTCAAAAAAAATAGAAAATGTTGATAAAATATTTGATGATTTTTATAGAGAAAATAATGCAAGAGGTGGTTTTGGATTAGGACTAAAAATTGTAAAAGAGATTTGTGATAAGAATTTAGTTATAATAAATATCTTATCAGATACAAAAGAAACAAAATTTATATATAGGTTTAAAATAAATGAAGATATTACTTCTTGA
- a CDS encoding CinA family protein codes for MSQHIFNHRDMEILQELLRKNKKTITCAESCTGGLVASMITKISGSSDIFNGSIVSYSNLIKHRELNVQNSTLENYGAVSIETVNEMLEGVIKKFEANFAIAISGIAGPKGGSTNKPVGTVVIGICDDKAHKIVEVYHFKGSREEVQQQAANRSLKEILKFIQKTLDN; via the coding sequence ATGTCTCAACATATATTCAATCATCGTGATATGGAAATTTTACAAGAACTGTTAAGAAAAAATAAAAAAACTATTACTTGTGCAGAATCTTGTACAGGTGGGTTAGTAGCTAGTATGATTACAAAGATTAGTGGTTCAAGTGATATTTTTAATGGTAGCATAGTTTCTTATTCAAATCTAATAAAACATAGAGAATTAAATGTACAAAATAGTACTTTAGAAAACTATGGAGCGGTTAGTATTGAAACTGTTAATGAAATGTTAGAAGGTGTTATTAAAAAATTTGAAGCAAATTTTGCAATTGCAATTTCAGGAATTGCTGGACCAAAAGGTGGAAGCACAAATAAGCCAGTGGGTACTGTTGTGATTGGAATATGTGATGACAAAGCCCATAAAATAGTAGAAGTATATCATTTTAAAGGTTCTAGAGAAGAGGTGCAGCAACAAGCAGCAAATAGGTCTTTAAAAGAAATTTTGAAATTTATTCAAAAAACTCTTGACAATTAA